A DNA window from Camelina sativa cultivar DH55 chromosome 17, Cs, whole genome shotgun sequence contains the following coding sequences:
- the LOC104759711 gene encoding uncharacterized protein LOC104759711, translated as MTSSDISIISKQMDSMSMTDHVRVVRHNKRLPQSRYSPYTLRTKLKEKEKQEEEAIRIGVKLSLFVAEAMFLLSDDIRSMLVFCFWLFKYAGKRKFDGPVLGRVFHVIQYVFVTYIKPKNGVYQDGGKSIQWEQFKTSSYYFSLGIRVLTRIVSVLEAGAFVKPSGLKHYNQELKKLEENLRSFKDVSEANGFAREAIQSNLLLFNLVF; from the exons ATGACTTCATCTGACATCTCGATCATCTCGAAACAAATGGATTCAATGTCGATGACTGACCATGTTCGTGTTGTTCGTCACAACAAGAGATTACCACAGTCTAGATATTCCCCATACACTTTAAG AACTAagttgaaggagaaggagaagcagGAAGAGGAGGCTATACGAATCGGAgttaagctctctctctttgtggCTGAAGCAATGTTCTTATTATCTGATGACATACGTTCTATGTTAGTCTTCTGTTTTTGGCTATTCAAGTATGctggaaaaagaaaatttgacgGTCCCGTCCTAGGAAGAGTGTTTCATGTTATACAATATGTGTTTGTGACATACATCAAACCAAAGAATGGAGTCTATCAAGATGGTGGCAAATCAATTCAATGGGAACAGTTCAAAACGTCTTCCTACTATTTTTCTTTAGGAATCAGAGTTTTGACTCGCATTGTTTCGGTTCTTGAAGCTGGTGCCTTCGTGAAACCGTCTGGTTTAAAACACTACAACCAAGAGCTTAAGAAGCTAGAGGAAAATCTGAGGTCTTTCAAGGATGTTTCAGAGGCGAATGGGTTTGCAAGAGAAGCTATACAGTCTAATCTTCTGTTATTCAACttggtattttaa
- the LOC109129931 gene encoding uncharacterized protein LOC109129931, whose amino-acid sequence MALQASSTINSTWILTVIFANIKDVFSREPKSFWWPNVYRRFISSQGLSPPIPSRRLPSSTSAPRVASPASSQGTSPVIQDNRQGTSPVVEDHLPPQHSTSRVNDVSPQTSSFTLEELLASPGRASLQKLDPKRPPGTLWFAQDPQVAATVRAIFERDFKEVHANWTQTPGAVVNRWFETFAQTYNWDHSINGRVRAEFESKLKTRMTDQVSRWKSKWRVKGDDAMPRWLDPKVWEGLVKFWSEPKSEEKSINSRNARYSDPDGNGMHKHRSGQTSFKARARKHSEMTGEALPDFLKVLEDTHRKPDGSFVDGLSEKVYNEVSSRITEAETGLCSGDNIESSASGGLSVSMKNQIFAEVAPKKKNRIYGVGNMQTEASSAHVVLTPTPTEDPVILAEKLSQAEAVLASQSTQLEDYALKLQQNTQKMHCYDAYFDYLSEKDPEFAARFPRPETDATIDTGAGDTTRPS is encoded by the exons GTACTATAAATTCTACATGGATTCTGACCGTAATCTTCGCCAACATAAAAG ATGTCTTCTCAAGAGAACCAAAATCATTCTGGTGGCCAAACGTTTACAGAAGATTTATATCTTCTCAAGGGCTATCTCCTCCCATCCCTTCTCGAAGGTTACCTTCTTCTACCTCTGCTCCAAGGGTAGCTTCTCCCGCCTCCTCGCAAGGTACCTCACCGGTGATCCAAGATAATCGTCAAGGAACCTCACCGGTGGTGGAAGATCATCTTCCTCCACAGCATTCGACTTCGCGTGTCAACGATGTGTCTCCTCAGACCTCTTCTTTTACTTTGGAAGAGCTACTTGCAAGTCCCGGTCGTGCTAGCTTACAGAAACTGGACCCTAAACGCCCTCCGGGTACTCTATG gTTTGCCCAGGATCCTCAGGTTGCTGCTACTGTTCGGgccatctttgaaagagatttcaaagaagttcatgccaattggacccaaacaccaggtgcggttgtaaaccggtggtttgaAACATTTGCG caaacatataactgggacCACTCTATCAATGGGAGAGTTCGAGCCGAGTTTGAAAGCAAGTTGAAGACCCGGATGACtgatcaagtgtctcggtggaagTCTAAGTGGAGAGTAAAAGGTGATGATGCAATgccgcggtggcttgatcctaAAGTATGGGAaggcttggtcaagttttggtcTGAACCAAAATCTGAGGAAAAGAGTATCAACAGTCGAAATGCTCGATACAGTGATCCTGATGGCAATGGAATGCATAAACACCGGTCTGGTCAGACCTCTTTTAAAGCCCGTGCACGAAAACAT tCGGAGATGACTGGTGAGGCACTTCCTGATTTCTTGAAAGTCCTAGAAGATactcataggaaacctgatgggtcgTTTGTGGATGGACTATCTGAGAAGGTATACAATGAAGTGTCATCGAGGATAACTGAGGCTGAAACTGGGCTATGCTCAGGGGACAATATAGAGAGTAGTGCTTCTGGCGGATTGTCAGTTAGTATGAAGAACCAAATTTTTGCTGAG gttgctccgaagaagaaaaacaggatATATGGAGTCGGTAATATGCAAACtgaagcatcttcagctcatGTTGTTCTCACGCCTACTCCGACTGAAGATCCAGTCATTCTAGCTGAGAAGCTTTCTCAGGCCGAAGCTGTTCTTGCGAGTCAGTCTACTCAGTTAGAagattatgcattgaagttgcaACAAAATACTCAGAAGATGCATTGCTACGATGCCTACTTCGATTATCTATCTGAGAAGGACCCTGAATTTGCTGCAAGATTTCCCCGACCTGAGACTGATGCCACCATTGATACCGGAGCAGGAGATACCACGAGACCATCGTAG